ccaaaaacggctatgtgaaagATATATCCTTAAGGTCCCGAAATAGGTTAAAAACTAAAACATGTCAGATTTGTCCGCGACGGAGCGCACAAAGTATAGGGCGCGGAGCGCACGCTTAAAATCCAATTTTTCTGTTCCATTTTGTGCGCGGAGCGTACTTCAGATTCCATCATTTAGCTCAAAATTATGCCATCGGCCACTTGCGACTCGACGTCTTCCATTTTTCCAAGTCTTATCCGCACATCATCAAACGACTTCTAAAACGTCCACTTTCATCAAAGGTACTTGAGTTCAATTCCCCGAATGATTAAGTATCGAAATTTCATAGAATTCAATCAAATACTAAACAAAATAGACGgatattaccaaaaaaaaaaaaaaaaaaaaaaaaaaaaaaaaaaaaaaaaaaacgtgtctAAAACatgtaatatcaatatcaatatcaatgttTTCAAGTGACTTGATCAAAATTTTAGTACCTGTTTTGGTCAACTGTTTTATGTGGACCTTGAAATGGACAAGTGGCCGGTGTGgatgtttgttgactttttaaagattATTGAAATTTGACTATTAAATAAAGAAATATTCACACGTTAACTTTCACGATTTTTTCGTAAAGCCCCACAAAAGATACGCAGGGCCCTTTTTTGATTTGTTTTATTTTATAAGCTTGGGATTCCTTGACGCCACATGAGTCCGATCTGTAGGACCACCTAATttatacggagtatttattaatacAGCTTTCGTTTGTTGTATGATTTTGTTTTTAGATTTTGTGACATATTTAATGTAACACCATTGATTTCATCAAATCCTATATCTTTTTGTTATAAAATATAGTAATGTAATTTCCAAAAATCAAAAGGTAATCCTTTTCCCCAAATATTTTATCACATAGATAATAAGCAAACTTTTTACAAACTCAAGACGTATTAAATATTAGTTCGGTTAAACCTAAACAATTTAAATATTGTCCAACCATTTTAATGCCAATTTGTCAATATAGCCTTTATACAATGGGCTAGCCAAGCATCCAAGATAGCTTCTATATAGTAAACGCTGAATAGCTTAGTATGCAAAAATATTACAAATAATCACATGATAACTCCTATGGATGAGAAAGGGTTAGAACTTACAAACGATCATATAATAACACGGTGTTAATAACCCCGTTAACACGCATAAATTTGATATAacgactttttatttatttttttgaaagATCAACCAAAATGGTCTAATGAGAACTTGTACTttataagatttttttttttttttttttgaaaggctgtACTTTATAAGATTTTGACGTAGAATTAAGTGATTTTATAAAGAATATAATGAATATAGTCAAATGTATAGATGTAATAATCAAAATAAAATGAAAACCTTAGTTGGATTAGTCACAACACAAGTCATAATTAAGTACGTATATTCATCATCACCACCAAAGAAAAAAAAGATCTGCACTATGTTAAGGATAACAGCACAAGATGAGACTAAAATGTTAAAATGTACAATATATAGGATCAAAACACGCGATTTCAGTTCCTCTAATAGTCAAAAACGAGGCACCCACTAATGTCTAATAATCGATATGGCCGAGCTACTTATAAAGGCTACAATCTAGCAAGTTTTGGTGTGCGTTGTTGAGGTGAAGCTGTAGGTGACACGGCTTGATTGCCACAAGCAAGAGCTGATGGCAGTACAGGCAATTGATCTTCGTTTCTTTTTCTCTTGTTAGATTGTATTTGTTTGATCTCTGTGCATTCGGTTTTCAAAATCGAGTCTTTTAATCGCCTAACATCAGATAGTTTTACTGGTTTTAGTAAATAGTCCTCCGCCCCTTCTTCCAAACATCTGTTTTAAACAAAATATTCAAGATCAGCATTCTATGTTTGCAAAAACATaccaaatatacatatatacaaacaaTTACATTCAACATAATTGATAATATGAAGACTGTGATTGAAGCCGAAATCGTACCGATCGATTCGTGTTAGGATGTTCTCCGATGACATAATAACAACAGGAATTTCCTTCAATGTTGAAGAATTCTGAAAATTAATTAACAAGAATAATCATTATTAAAAAAATGTTATCATTGGTTTAATGTGTGATATACTaacattaattaaaattaaaattaaaaaaaaataataattacaaaCCTTGATTTTCTTAAGAAGTTCAAATCCAGTCATACCAGGCATTGAATAATCAGTCATTATCAAATTAACCTTCAAATCCTGTAATTAAAAAGCAATAACATAATTTAGCACAAAAgtacttattacattttaattattaaaaaaaaatgataaataaatgaaatgaagCTTACATCAAATTGAGCAGAATTTTGGTCATTTTCTAACCCTAGGTATTGTAAAGCTCTACTTCCACTATCAACAACAGTAACTGCACAAACAAATCAATTTCACCAAAATTAGAATCTTAGTAATTCAAATCAAATCAAAATCAGCACATTAAACTCAAATCAAAATCCACAGTTCTCACCTTCGAATGAAGAAACTTTAAGCAACCGTTCGATGACTTTGCGATCGATATTACTATCATCAACAGCGAGAACATGTAACTCCTTCGATTTAATCTGATCGCAACAAACACTCATCGTCTCCATTTGCTAATTAACTGAAGAAATTAGTTAGATGTAGATCGAAATGAAAACGCGGTATCTGAAATGAGAGTTGATTTAATTTAAATTGATGAGATTGATGAGATTGAAGATGTATAGAGATATTAgagatgtatgtatatgtatgtatatatatgggaGGAATGAAATGAGAGGGGAAGGGACAGGAAGAAAGAAAGGTGATATTGTAGGAGATCCTGAAAGATTTTAGGAGATCTAAAGAGTATAATCACGTGTGTCAGAATCTGACTCTACAGAGTACTAGGCatagtattattattttgatcattcaTATATTCAcctatctttttttatatatatgaaaatttCATAAAAAACTAAATATTTTACATCGTTTTTTAAAAATTTCATAAAAAACTAAATATTTTACATCGTTTTTTAATTCAGGTAAACTACTCCGCAAGATTTAAATAGTTATTTTACAAAAAGTTAAATAAAAAGATGGGTGTCGTTAACTTTTTTTCGTTAAGTGCTAAAATGTCATTCCACATCATCTATTTTTCCCAGATTGTTGGCTCCatcttcttaaaaaaaaaaaaaacataaaatgacgatttgttaaccaaaatattcTTGTTTTCAGTTGGTCTCTAATTACGGTTTATAAACACTAAATTACATCAAAACCACTATATTCTTGTTTTTTTCAATTGATTCACATTTCTAGGCTCTAGTTTGAGCTCTAAGTTCAGGTAGATCTGATGTTTGATTAAGTGATTTAACATGTGAAGAGGATGGATTCATGGACTGATTAACTGATTTAGTTAGAGTCGATTAAGTAGATATAAAGAGCAAAGATCCAAGTTGAGTGTCCTTTAGAAACGAGATCTGGTGTGTAAAAACGCATTTGCTGGAGATAGTGGTGGTCGACGGGTGTTTAGACTGGCTAATGGAACACCGTCCTCGCCGGAATCATAGGAATCGCGAGTAGATCTAAAGTCATATCTTTAGATATGTGAGGGTAAATCATTCTTCTCTTTTATCAGCTATCTAATCGACGAAGTTTTATGCTTTTGGTTTTCTAGTTAACGGAATCTAGTGCTAGTCGTCGAAATACTCCATAACCATTAGTACAGTCATATTTCTAGTGTAATTTTCATGAGATTCTTATGTTGATGTTCCAGATCTTGAATCATATTTTTTTGAACGGCGACTTTGcatcagcggatcatttatttcaacgactctcatcatttacacccacacacgctagaaggaaactcctacccgggttgcttggcaactagtcGCGGGACCTGggtgcttggcaactaatcgcaggaAATAGGAGAGAAAACCTTCCGCCCCCAAGAATTATTGTATATATTTCCTTTTCTACAAGTATTATTGTTGTAAATGATTATGAACTAAATGATGAGATTTTAGATTTTATCCGATGCCAGTGGGtgaattttgtagtgacccgaacttttccatgtttatatatatatattaaatgaaattgtcatttacatgattaagtgtttccaacatgttaagcaatcaaacttgttaagacttgattaattgaaataggtttcatatagacaattgaccacccaagttgaccggtgattcacgaacgttaaaacttgtaaaaactatacgatgacatatatatggttatatatatagttaacatgattttattataagtatgtatctcattaggtattttaacaatgagttatatacataaaaatgagactattaatttaagaaactcgaaaacgatatatataacgattatcgttataacaacgtcttactaggtacatatgaatcatattaagatattgatacacttggttaattatgttaaatgataagtaaatatattattaagtgtattaacaatgaaatacatatgtaaaaataaggctactaacttaatgatttcgaaacgagacatatatgtaacgattatcgttgtaacgacatttaactgtatatatatcatactaagatatattatatatcataatatcatgataatataacaatttaacatctcatttgttataataaataatgggctacaacattcaacaagatcgttaacctaaatgtttcaaaacaacatttacatgtaacgactaacgatgacttaacgactcagttaaaatgtatatacatgtagtgttttaatatgtattcatacacttttgaaagacttcaagacacttatcaaaatacttctacttaacaaaaatgcttacaattacatcctcgttcagtttcatcaacaattctactcgtatgcacccgtattcgtactcgtacaatacacagcttttagatgtatgtactattggtatatacactccaatgatcagctcttagcagcccatgtgagtcacctaacacatgtgggaaccatcatttggcaactagcataaaatatctcataaaattacaaaaatatgagtaatcattcatgacttatttacatgaaaacaaaattacatatcctttatatctaatccatacaccaacgaccaaaaacacctacaaatactttcattcttcaattttcttcatctaattgatctctctcaagttctatcttcaagttctaagtgttcttcataaattccaaaagttctagtttcataaaatcaagaatacttccaagattgcaagtttacttccaagttttctaaatccattccaagtaatcatccaagatcaagaaacctttgttacttacagtaggttatctttctaatacaaggtaataatcatattcaaactttaattcaatttctataactataacaatcttatttcgagtggaaatcttacttgaaattgttttcgtgtcatgattctgcttcaagaactttcaagccatccaaggatcctttgaagctagatctatttttttcatttccagtaggtttatccaaggaacttgaggtagtaatgatgttcataacatcattctattcatacatataaagctatcttattcgaaggtttaaacttgtaatcactagaacatagtttagttaattctaaacttgttcgcaaataaaagttaatccttctaactttacttttaaaatcaactaaacacatgttctatatctatatgatatgctaacttaatgatttaaatcctggaaacacgaaaaacaccgtaaaaccggatttacgccgtcgtagtaacaccgcgggctgttttgggttagttaattaaaaactatgataaactttgatttaaaagttgttatcctgggaaaatgatttttattatgaacatgaaactatatccaaaaattatggttaaactcaaagtggaagtatgttttctaaaatggtcatctagacgtcgttctttcgactgaaatgactacctttacaaaaacgacttgtaacttatttttccgactataaacctatactttttctgtttagattcataaaatagagttcaatatgaaaccatagcaatttgattcactcaaaacggatttaaaatgaagaagttatgggtaaaacaagattggataatttttctcattttagctacgtgaaaattggtaacaaatctattccaaccataacttaatcaacttgtattgtatattatgtaatcttgagataccatagacacgtatacaatgtttcgacctatcatgtcgacacatctatatatatttcggaacaaccatagacactctatatgtgaatgttggagttagctatacagggttgaggttgattccaaaatatatatagtttgagttgtgatcaatactgagatacgtatacactgggtcgtggattgattcaagataatatttatcgatttatttctgtacatctaactgtggacaactagttgtaggttactaacgaggacagctgacttaataaacttaaaacatcaaaatatattaaaagtgttgtaaatatattttgaacatactttgatatatatgtatatattgttataggttcgtgaatcaaccagtggccaagtcttacttcccgacgaagtaaaaatctgtgaaagtgagttatagtcccacttttaaaatctaatatttttgggatgagaatacatgcaggttttataaatgatttacaaaatagacacaagtacgtgaaactacattctatggttgaattatcgaaatcgaatatgcccctttttattaagtctggtaatctaagaattagggaacagacaccctaattgacgcgaatcctaaagatagatctattgagcctaacaaaccccatccaaagtaccggatgctttagtacttcaaaatttatatcatatccgaagggtgtcccagaatgatggggatattcttatatatgcatcttgttaatgtcggttaccaggtgttcaccatatgaatgatttttatctctatgtatgggatgtgtattgaaatatgaaatcttgtggtctattgttacgatttgatatatataggttaaacctataactcaccaatatttttgttgacgtttaaagcatatttattctcaggtgaatactaagagcttccgctgttgcatactaaaataaggacaagatttggagtccatgtttgtatgatattgtgtaaaaactgcattcaagaaactgatttcgatgtaacatatttgtattgtaaaccattatgtaatggtcgtgtgtaaagaggatattttagattatcattatttgataatctacgtaaagatttttaaacctttatttatgaaataaaggttatggtttgttttaaaaatgaatgcagtctttaaaaaacgtctcatatagaggtcaaaacctcgcaacgaaatcaattaatatggaacgtttttaatcaataagaacgggacatttcagttggtatccgagcgttggtcttagagaaccagaaaatttgcattagtgtgtcttatcgagtttgttaggatgcattagtgagtctggacttcgaccgtgttttctttaaaaatgattgcttaacatttttattggaaactatatattattaacatgtatatattatgtgatatattaatctcttaacatgtttgatattgtgtgatagatgtctacctctagcacaaatcccattgactcacctaataataacgaagagtcgaatatatattggactgattcacaagttcccgaagaagaaccggaagaagaatcagaaccggaagaagaatcagaaccggaagaggaggaaccggaggaggaaatagaaccggtgggggaaataataaaacggttaagtaaaagaaaatcctcaaccaaccgaccaaggttaattatggtcaatggtgtttccgccaaggaagcaaaatattgggaggattaccaattctccgatgaatcggattccgacgagaattccggtgatgttatagaaattaccccaactgaatttaaaaaagcaaaagaaaataataagggaaagggcataaaaatagagaaatctaattccaactccgatgaactttatatgtatcgtcaacccccgaagcccttaagttgtaacaatgacccgggaacctctaaaccaccaggtttttctaaaccgttgtggaaaacgacagctcgtattaggggaacatcatatatccctagaaacttggcaaaacgaaccaaaaccgaagaagaagaaacaatcgagtcggaataagatagttgtattcgtgtggtgtaatatatgtaatatagtgtgcttatgctttatgatatatgtaaaaattgcttgtattaataagtattttttttatgaatctaactcttgtctattttacagtataaaaacacaaaatggatagacaacccaatattttaagagacctacccggagacatgattgatgaaatcttgtctagagtcggtcagaattcttcggcacaactatttacggcgaaatcagtttgtaagacattcaaagaacgttccaagagtgtcttggtttataagagactttcgtttgaaagatgggggatatcacattgggaaacccataagttacgatgtgtttactttgacgcatatattgcggggaacccaaatgctattttacgcaacgggttaagaaattattttgactcaatgtatccgaatataggacttcatgatttagaaaaagcggctaacatgcaacataaagaagcatgctatgcttacgggttagtaatgttcgcttctcaccaaagtgagaaaaagaacatcgggctacaaatattaaacaaaacgttcccacaagtgacggagtcggtaattggggtaagaaatgaggtttttaggttattacgagactgttggtcattacgtaaccctcgtccctttgacgacgttacaacacgctgtcttatcaacggccataacggttatgttccacaagaccaaggatgggaagtagtcctagtaaaaccagaatgcatgacttgtttctggacgtatgaattacgtgtctttattgcctttgctgaacgacttgtgtactagctagaattatcttcacaactatcttgtatcaaagttattgtgtgctatatttcatgctttatgtaaaataagcggtattgtaagtttgtaaaatattgtataaaagtttgaacgcgaaatattattataatcagtttttcatatagaattgtagtagttgaattgtatattagcaactaagtatgaacttaacgggtaggtactacccgaatttaaacttataaaacgctaatatgaagaaaaagcttttataaatgagttcatattatgctacgaaatactattaactactcttaatattctgtatgattaacttgttccatttgactattttgaaggaaatggcaccgactactcaacacaccgtgaatatgaatgaagaggaatttcgtacttttctagcttcaaacatagccgcagtacaggctgcgctacataccaacaataaccttggatctagcagtacaggaaatcgtgtaggatgcacctacaaagaattcactgcctacaaacctttggaatttgatggaaccgaaggaccgatcggattgaaacggtggaccgagaaggttgaatcggtgtttgccataagtaagtgtactgaagaggacaaagtgaagtacgctacgcataccttcacaggttctgcgttaacatggtggaatacctatctagagcaagtgggacaagatgatgcgtacgcactaccgtggtcagcattcaagcacttgatgaacgagaagtaccgtcccagaaccgaggtcaataagctcaagacagaacttagagggttacgaacccaaggatttgatattaccacgtacgaaagacgattcacagaattgtgcctattgtgtccgggagcgttcgaagatgaggaagagaagatcgacgcgtttgtgaaaggattaccggaaagaatccaagaagatataagttcacacgagcccgcctccatacaacaggcatgtagaatggctcacaaactagtgaaccagattgaggaaagaattaaagaacagacagctgaagaggctaatgtgaagcaagtcaaaagaaagtgggaggaaaacggtgataagaatcaccaatacaacaacaacagcaattacaataataatcgcaacaattatcccaacaatcgcaacatcaatcgcaactacaacaaacggcccaacaataacaacaacaacaacaacaacaacaacaacaacaacaacaacaacaacagcaactacaacaatcatcccaacaacaataacaaccgcaacaacaacaacaatcagaagcagctatgccaaaggtgtgaaaagtatcactcggggttctgcaccaaattttgcaacaagtgtaaaagaaatggtcatagcgcggcaaagtgtgaggtctacggaccaggggttaacagaacgaaaggaacaaatggtgtcggaatgagtaatggcagagcaagtagtgtcagagcaagttatgccaatgtagtttgttataaatg
This genomic window from Rutidosis leptorrhynchoides isolate AG116_Rl617_1_P2 chromosome 2, CSIRO_AGI_Rlap_v1, whole genome shotgun sequence contains:
- the LOC139892456 gene encoding two-component response regulator ARR5-like; protein product: METMSVCCDQIKSKELHVLAVDDSNIDRKVIERLLKVSSFEVTVVDSGSRALQYLGLENDQNSAQFDDLKVNLIMTDYSMPGMTGFELLKKIKNSSTLKEIPVVIMSSENILTRIDRCLEEGAEDYLLKPVKLSDVRRLKDSILKTECTEIKQIQSNKRKRNEDQLPVLPSALACGNQAVSPTASPQQRTPKLARL